One genomic window of Camelina sativa cultivar DH55 chromosome 5, Cs, whole genome shotgun sequence includes the following:
- the LOC104785482 gene encoding CASP-like protein 4D1, with protein MAPPPPSPPSVTLRTVLLLFRVLTAAFLVITVVLISTNTVTLEISRTSIKLRFNDVYAFRYMLSAAVIGLLYALVQLFLQITQFATGTTHPLNYQFNFYGDKIISYLLATGSAAGFGVSKDLKDTYLAFIVFDSTDPVDEFFSKGYAAASLLLLAFVSLAVLSVFSSLALSKQPIQNS; from the exons ATGGCTCCACCACCTCCTTCACCGCCGTCGGTTACGTTGAGGACAGTACTCCTCCTCTTTAGGGTTTTGACAGCGGCTTTCTTGGTTATAACGGTGGTCCTCATCAGCACCAACACCGTCACCCTCGAAATTTCAAGAACGTCTATCAAATTGCGTTTTAACGATGTGTATGCTTTTAG ATACATGCTGTCTGCTGCCGTCATCGGACTACTTTACGCCCTCGTACAACTGTTCTTGCAAATCACTCAATTCGCCACCGGAACTACACATCCTCTTAATTATCAATTCAATTTCTATGGTGATAAG ATAATATCATATTTACTTGCAACGGGTTCTGCGGCTGGGTTTGGAGTGAGCAAAGATTTGAAAGACACATACCTAGCATTTATAGTGTTTGATTCGACTGATCCTGTGGATGAGTTCTTCAGTAAAGGATACGCAGCGGCCAGTCTTCTCCTCTTGGCTTTCGTCTCTCTTGCCGTTTTATCCGTTTTCTCATCCCTTGCTCTTTCTAAGCAACCAATTCAAAACTcataa
- the LOC104785483 gene encoding CASP-like protein 4D2 has translation MAPPPPSPPPVSLKVLLLLLRVLTGVFLVIALIILSTNSVTIVSQGSAFKFHFKDVYAYRYMLSAAAIGLVYAVVQLFFTISLFATGIKDPFNYQLDFYGDKVISYLVATGSAAGFGVSKDLKDTFLALVALDSTDPVDTFFSRGYASASLLLFAFICLAVLSVFSSLAVAKQFS, from the exons ATGGCACCCCCACCTCCATCGCCACCACCTGTTTCGTTGAAGGTATTACTCCTTCTTCTTAGGGTTTTAACAGGGGTTTTCCTTGTTATAGCGCTCATCATCCTCAGCACCAACAGTGTCACCATTGTATCTCAAGGAAGCGcatttaaatttcattttaaagatgTCTATGCCTATAG ATACATGCTTTCAGCTGCCGCCATCGGACTAGTTTACGCTGTCGTACAACTGTTCTTCACAATCTCCCTATTTGCCACCGGAATCAAAGACCCTTTTAATTATCAACTCGATTTTTACGGTGACAAG GTTATATCATATCTAGTGGCGACGGGTTCAGCAGCTGGATTTGGAGTGAGCAAAGATTTGAAAGACACATTTTTAGCATTAGTCGCATTGGATTCGACTGATCCTGTGGACACGTTCTTTAGTAGAGGCTACGCATCGGccagtcttcttctctttgctttCATTTGCCTCGCTGTTTTATCTGTTTTCTCATCCCTCGCCGTTGCCaaacaattttcttaa